The genomic DNA TGCCGGCCGAGGACCTGGCCGCCGAGACGGACCGGATCCTGCGGACGCGGCGCGTACCCGCGGAGGACGCCCCGCGTGACGATCCCCCTGCGCGACTGCTGCACCTGGATTACCACCCCGGCAACGTGCTGGTCCGCGGCGGCCGCATCGTCGCCGTCCTCGACTGGGCCAATGCCGCCGCGGACGATCCCCGGTACGACCGGGCCCGGACGGAATCCCAACTGGCTCTGCACCCGGACCCGCGGATGCAGCGCGATCGCCTGCGGCAGGATCTCCTGGACTCCTGGCGGGCCGGGTACGGCGCCCACGAGGACCTCGAGCCGGCCTTCCGCCGTTGGGCCGGCGCCGCCATGCTCACCGACCTCTCGCCTCGCCTCGAGGACCCGGCGGCCCCCTGGGTGACTGCCGAACTGCTCGAGCGCATCCGTCGCTATCACTGACCACCGCCACGACGCGGGCTCCACCTCGCCCCTCACCCCGACAAACGCCGGCCGACACCTCAGGGCCGCTCAGAAGAACCGTGCACAAAAGTTGCACCAAGGGTTGACGTGATGGCTCTTCGGTGCAAAAGTTGCGCATCTTGCGAGGTACTCGACCCGCGCACCGCAGCGTCGGAAGGATGGGCATGCTCCCTGCACGCAGTCGTCGCCCGAGCCGTCGGCAGTTCGTCGGGGCCCTGGGCGCCGTGGCGGGCGGTGCCGCGGTCAGCGGCTGCTCCTCCGAGCCGGAGAAGGACATGGACACCCTCCACGTGTGGGGCGGAATCCCGGCCGAGAGCGGTCCGCAGCGACTGATCGACAGATTCCACGAGAAGCATCCGGACCTCACCGTCGAGTACACGCGGTACATCAACGACGACCGGGGCAACCTGAAGCTGAACACGGCCCTCCAGGGCGGTGTCGACATCGATGTCTTCTTCACCTACGGCGTCCCGAACCTCACCATGCGGGTGAGCTCGGGGCTGGCGGCGGACGTCGGCGACCAGGTGCGCAGCACCCCTGAGCTGGCGATGTTCCTGGACACCGATGATCCCAAGGCGCTCATCGACGGGGACGAGATCACGGCGCTCGCGACCACCAGGATCCCTCAGATGGTCCTGTTCAACGAGAGCCTGCGCGAGCGCGCCGGGATCGACCTTCCGCGGCAGTGGACGTTCGAGGAATACCTGGAGGTCATCCGCGCTCTTGCGGCCGACGGGAAGTACGGTTCGTACGTGATCCCGGACCTCGCGCGGATCGAGCTCGGCCCGAACTACCGGTTCACCCCCGAGGGAGACTCCAACTTCTCCCACCCGGCGTTCCAGCGCCACCTCGACCTGTCCGCGGAGCTGATCCGTGACGGTGTCCTCTATCCCTGGTCGCAGGCCCTGGCCCGCCAGCTGGAGGCGTACCAGCAGAACAACTTCATCGCCGAGGACTTCGGGCTGTGGACCACGGCGCCCTACAGCCTGCGCTTCCTGACCGATCAGGAGGAGTACCCCCACGACTTCACCGTCTCCGCCGCCCCGGTGCCGACCACCGAGAACGGCGACTGGAACACGGGGGAGTACGGGGCCTTCGTCCAGATCAACTCCCGCAGCCCGAAGCAGGAGCTCGCGTGGGAGTTCAGCAAGTTCTGGCTGCTCGAAGGAGCGCAGGACCTGATCAGCGCGGGGTACATCTCGCTGCTGGGCGACGTCGACGACGAGCAGCTCCTCGCGGGGATCCTCGGCGAGGACGCAGAGCAGTTCTTCGACGTCGACTCGTTCCGTCGGACCCTCTTCGAGGACGAGCCCCGGATGCACCTGGACACGGAGCTGACCGCCTACACCGAGATCACCCAGAAGTTCGAGCAGCAGCGTGACGTGTGCTGGCTCCTCGAGCGCTCACCGACCAAGGCCATCGAGACCGTCGACCGCAACGCCCAGGCGCTGATCGAGCGCTTCGAGGAGGACTGACATGTCCACAGCGCAGACGCGGGCCGACGGGCTCGGGGCCCCGCCCGACCCCCGGGGGCCGACGGCGCGGGGACGCCGCAGCAGCGGACGCGCCCCCTCGGACCCGAAGCCGATCGTCGGATGGCTCTTCATCGCCCCGAACCTGCTGGGGGTGCTGGCCTTCACCTTCATCCCCCTGGTGTCGGTCATCCTGCTGTCGTTCACGGAGTGGAACCTGGTCTCCGGGTTCGGGGGCATCGACTTCGTCGGCCTCGACAACTTCCTCGCGGTGTTCCAGGATCCGACGTTCTGGCGCAGTCTCGTGATCACGATCCTCTACGCCGGCGTCGCCGTGCCGCTGACCCTCGTGGTGGGCCTCGCCCTCGCCCTCGCGCTGAACCGTGACATCCCGGCCCGGGGGCTGCTGCGCGCCGCGTTCTTCGTGCCCTACATCGTCAACATCGTCGCCATCGGCATGACCTGGCAGATGCTGCTGGATCCCTCGGCGGGGCTCGTGAACCAGTTCCTCGGGGTCTTCGGCCTCGAGCATCTGCCGCAGTGGTTCGCCTCCTCGTACTGGGCGCTGCCCGCACTCATCCTGGTGACGATCTGGTCCCAGGCGGGGTACGCGAACCTCATCTACCTCTCGGCGCTGCAGGACGCTCCCACGCAGCTGTACGAGGCGGCACGTATCGACGGGGCCGGCCGCTGGGCCTCGTTCCGCGCGATCACGTGGCCCTCGCTGCTCCCCACCACGGTGTTCCTGCTGATCACGCTCTTCGTGGGGATCTCGCAGACCTTCGGCATGATCGCCCTGATCACGAACGGCGGCCCCGGCGCGTCCACGACCACGCTGTCCTTTTACATGTATCAGACGAGCTTCCAGTTCTACCGCTTCGGATATGCCTCGGCCGTGGGTCTGGTGACCTTCGTCGGCATCTTCGCCATCATGCTCCTGATGTGGCGGGCCCAGCGAGGGAGGGCACTGCATGACTGAGTCGACAGCCGTCACCGGCGGCCTCGCGACCGGCCCGAGCAGGTCGGGCGCCGGCACCGGCATCGCCGAGCGGCAGGCCCGTCGCCGTCGCCGGGACCGCATCCGCCGCTGGTCCTGGGGCGTTCCGCTGTGGATCCTGGCCCTGGTGTTCCTGCTGCCGTTCGCCTGGATGATCTCCACCTCCCTGAAACCGGACCTGGAGGCGTTCAGGATCCCCATGCAGTGGATCCCGGACGAACCTCGCTGGGAGAACTACACCGAGGTCCTGTTCGGCGAGAACTCGATCCTCGTCGCGTTCTGGAACTCGGTGTTCGTGGCCCTGCTGCGGGTGCTCGGGGAGCTGACCACGGCCACCCTGGCCGGATACGCCTTCGCCAAGCTCCGCTTCCCGGGCCGGGGAAAGGTCTTCATCGCCTACCTGGCCACGTCCCTGATCCCGGCGCAGCTGCTGCTGGTCCCGCGCTTCGTGTACTTCCAGGAGCTCGGCCTGTACGACACGCTGTGGGCCCTCATCCTGCCGGGGATGTTCACCGTGCTCGGCACCTTCCTCATGCGCCAGTACTTCGTCTCCCAGCCGGACGAGTTCGCCGAGGCGGCGCGGCTGGACGGGGCGGGCGAGTTCCAGATCTTCTCCCGGATCTACCTGCCGAACGCGACGTCGATGATCAGTGCGCTGGCCATCCTGACCTTCGTCTGGTCCTGGAACGACTACGAGACTCCCTTGGTCTTCCTCTCCAGCCCGGAGACCTTCACGCTGCCCATGGGCCTGACCAACTTCACCGATGAGAACGGGGCCATGGCCGCCGGTCTCTCGATGGCGGCGGCGGTCATCTCGATCATCCCGATCCTGCTGGTCTTCCTGGTCTTCCAGCGCCGGTTCGTCCGGGCGATGACCGAGAGCGCCCTGAAGTAGTCCGCGCCGGCCCCCGACCACCGCGACCGACCATGGACGAGTATTCACAGATGAGCACATCTCCCACCGCCTCGCCGGCCTCGGCGCTGCAGCGCATCCGCGAGGCGATCCCCCAGCTGAACCCGACCGCCCGGAGGATCGCCGAGGCGATCCTCGCGGACCCCCTCGGGGCCGGAGACGCCTCGATCACGGCGCTCGCCGCGACGGCCGAGACGTCCCCCGCGGCGGTCTCCCGGTTCTCGCGGCGGGTGGGCTACACCGGGTTCCCCGCTCTCCGCTCCGCGATCGCCCTCGACAACGGCCGCGCCGCACAGTCCGGGTGGGAGCGCGACATCGGCACCGCCATCACACCCTCCGATGCCCCGCGCGACGTGCTGGACATCCTCGCCGGCACCGCGGCCCGTGCGCTCCGTGATGCCGCCGCCGTGGTCGACCTGCGCCAGATCGAGCGCGCGGCCGAGGCGATCACTCGCGCCGAGCGGGTGCACCTGCACGGGGAATGGGGGGATTCGGTGGCCGTGCGCGAGCTGTACCTGCGGCTGCTGCGCATCGGCGTCGCGGTCTGGTGCCACGAGACCGGTCCGCGCACCCTCGACCTGGTCGCGGGCACCTTCACCGAGCGCGACGCCGTCCTCGTGCTCAACCGCTCCGGCGACGACGACACCGCCCTCCACCTGGTGCAGGCCGCCCAGCGCGCCGGTTCCACCACGATCGCCGTGCACGGTGTGCCGGGCTCCGTCCTGGAGGAGTCGGTCGACGTGCCGGTGTACACGGGGATCCGGAACGGGACGGTGTGGACCCAGCACTTCGCCGGCCGCGCCAGCGACACCCTCGTGACGAGCATGCTCTGGCTGCTCGTCGCCCAACGACGCTCCGCCGATCCCACCCTGCGCTTCGTGGACGACGGGACCCTCGGGGACCTCGGCGACGACGCAGCGCCCGACGACGGTCGGTGACCTCCTCACCGGCACGACCACCCGCTCCGCACGACCACCCCTGCAGGAAGGACCCCCATGCTCACCGAATCCGTCACTACCGACATCGTCGTGGTGGGAGGAGGCCTCGCCGGCATCTGCGCAGCGATCGGAGCTGCCCGCCAGGGCAGCCGCGTCGCCCTGGTGCAGAACCGCCCGGTCCTCGGCGGCAACTCGTCGAGCGAGGTGCGGGTCTGGGTCTGCGGTGCCACGGCGCACGGGATCCACCTGTTCGCCCGCGAGACGGGCATCATGGGCGAGCTGTTCGTCGAGAACCAGTTCCGCAATCCCGACGGCAATCCGTACTACTGGGATCTCCTGCTCCTGGAGAAGGTCCGCGCGGAGCCGGGCATCGAGCTCTTCCTGAACACCGACGTCACGGAGGTCGAGGCCGAGGGGGCGCAGGACGCCCGGGTGGTGCGCTCCGCCACCGGCTGGATGAGCGGATCCGAACGCCGGG from Brachybacterium sacelli includes the following:
- a CDS encoding phosphotransferase family protein produces the protein MAARDGVEPAAVLESMGLRGDGTIEPLLGGADAQLWRVSVDGTRCALRVLRPSQHEQARREVGVHRGMEPTDVPVPRIVATALAEERPAYLMEWVEGRPLAERVMDPGTPPRRRRDLMARFGEMQAAVHELPAEDLAAETDRILRTRRVPAEDAPRDDPPARLLHLDYHPGNVLVRGGRIVAVLDWANAAADDPRYDRARTESQLALHPDPRMQRDRLRQDLLDSWRAGYGAHEDLEPAFRRWAGAAMLTDLSPRLEDPAAPWVTAELLERIRRYH
- a CDS encoding ABC transporter substrate-binding protein, producing MLPARSRRPSRRQFVGALGAVAGGAAVSGCSSEPEKDMDTLHVWGGIPAESGPQRLIDRFHEKHPDLTVEYTRYINDDRGNLKLNTALQGGVDIDVFFTYGVPNLTMRVSSGLAADVGDQVRSTPELAMFLDTDDPKALIDGDEITALATTRIPQMVLFNESLRERAGIDLPRQWTFEEYLEVIRALAADGKYGSYVIPDLARIELGPNYRFTPEGDSNFSHPAFQRHLDLSAELIRDGVLYPWSQALARQLEAYQQNNFIAEDFGLWTTAPYSLRFLTDQEEYPHDFTVSAAPVPTTENGDWNTGEYGAFVQINSRSPKQELAWEFSKFWLLEGAQDLISAGYISLLGDVDDEQLLAGILGEDAEQFFDVDSFRRTLFEDEPRMHLDTELTAYTEITQKFEQQRDVCWLLERSPTKAIETVDRNAQALIERFEED
- a CDS encoding carbohydrate ABC transporter permease; translation: MSTAQTRADGLGAPPDPRGPTARGRRSSGRAPSDPKPIVGWLFIAPNLLGVLAFTFIPLVSVILLSFTEWNLVSGFGGIDFVGLDNFLAVFQDPTFWRSLVITILYAGVAVPLTLVVGLALALALNRDIPARGLLRAAFFVPYIVNIVAIGMTWQMLLDPSAGLVNQFLGVFGLEHLPQWFASSYWALPALILVTIWSQAGYANLIYLSALQDAPTQLYEAARIDGAGRWASFRAITWPSLLPTTVFLLITLFVGISQTFGMIALITNGGPGASTTTLSFYMYQTSFQFYRFGYASAVGLVTFVGIFAIMLLMWRAQRGRALHD
- a CDS encoding carbohydrate ABC transporter permease; translated protein: MTESTAVTGGLATGPSRSGAGTGIAERQARRRRRDRIRRWSWGVPLWILALVFLLPFAWMISTSLKPDLEAFRIPMQWIPDEPRWENYTEVLFGENSILVAFWNSVFVALLRVLGELTTATLAGYAFAKLRFPGRGKVFIAYLATSLIPAQLLLVPRFVYFQELGLYDTLWALILPGMFTVLGTFLMRQYFVSQPDEFAEAARLDGAGEFQIFSRIYLPNATSMISALAILTFVWSWNDYETPLVFLSSPETFTLPMGLTNFTDENGAMAAGLSMAAAVISIIPILLVFLVFQRRFVRAMTESALK
- a CDS encoding MurR/RpiR family transcriptional regulator, coding for MSTSPTASPASALQRIREAIPQLNPTARRIAEAILADPLGAGDASITALAATAETSPAAVSRFSRRVGYTGFPALRSAIALDNGRAAQSGWERDIGTAITPSDAPRDVLDILAGTAARALRDAAAVVDLRQIERAAEAITRAERVHLHGEWGDSVAVRELYLRLLRIGVAVWCHETGPRTLDLVAGTFTERDAVLVLNRSGDDDTALHLVQAAQRAGSTTIAVHGVPGSVLEESVDVPVYTGIRNGTVWTQHFAGRASDTLVTSMLWLLVAQRRSADPTLRFVDDGTLGDLGDDAAPDDGR